Proteins from one Malania oleifera isolate guangnan ecotype guangnan chromosome 4, ASM2987363v1, whole genome shotgun sequence genomic window:
- the LOC131154239 gene encoding uncharacterized protein LOC131154239: MGFSYGDDLGKKESEVAVIYETGNSREERGMDVRHGVESNAEFWPIEHPMEPPDEDRPVKCPMPGSSALNNGGMHEKQFAESLGRRAELSAVVNEEGMVVVAAEPPVRVVRKRHHTLTGRDHTIVPLIRMPLLPPLPVHNITIFEMLQQLDKFES, from the exons ATGGGTTTTTCATATGGGGACGATTtg GGCAAGAAGGAAAGCGAAGTTGCAGTGATCTATGAAACCGGAAATTCGCGTGAGGAGAGGGGGATGGATGTGCGCCACGGGGTCGAAAGCAACGCCGAGTTCTGGCCGATAGAACACCCCATGGAGCCGCCAGATGAAGATCGACCAGTTAAATGTCCAATGCCAGGCTCCTCTGCTTTGAAT AATGGAGGTATGCATGAGAAGCAGTTTGCTGAGAGCTTGGGGAGAAGGGCAGAACTATCAGCTGTGGTGAATGAAGAAGGAATGGTAGTGGTGGCTGCAGAGCCTCCAGTTCGTGTCGTGCGCAAGAGGCATCACACTCTTACGGGCAGGGACCATACAATAGTCCCTCTGATCAGAATGCCACTTCTGCCCCCTCTTCCGGTGCATAATATCACAATATTTGAAATGCTTCAACAGCTTGACAAGTTTGAGTCATGA